A region of Micromonospora chokoriensis DNA encodes the following proteins:
- a CDS encoding alpha-amylase family protein: MGDRWYSEAVVYCLDIDTYADSDGDGVGDIRGLIGRLDYLARLGVTCLWLHPIHPSPNRDDGYDVTDFYNVDPRFGTLGDFAELLHQAQNRGIRVIIDLVVNHTSDEHPWFQSARSSPDSPYRDWYVWSDTEPDDRHQGMVFPGEQDETWSYDRTAKAWFYHRFYRFQPDLNFANPEVRAEVKKIMSFWLQLGVSGFRMDAVPFIIELTEPGNPNSPKDFEFLTEMRQHVQWRRGDAVLLAEANVEPDQLPTFFGDASGSGNRIHMLFDFMLNGRLMLALAREDPESLIEALRDTPKLPVGGQWATFLRNHDEIDLSRLTTEQRNQVYAQFGPDETMRIYDRGIRRRFAPMLGNDRRHLELAYALQFSMRGTPVLRYGEEIGMGEDLSLPGREAIRTPMQWSYQPNAGFSTADPEKLVRPVIDKGEFGYQNVNVTAQRSDSKSLLAWFERMIRTLREAPEIGSGSTTHIDVAMPAGVLAHRADGPTGTMVFLHNLGTDDVEVDLSSLEPEADLPIDVLSDRGYGELGKLGAVKVSGHGYRWIRLCRGRGF; encoded by the coding sequence ATGGGTGACCGTTGGTATTCCGAAGCCGTCGTCTACTGCCTCGACATCGACACGTACGCCGACTCCGACGGCGACGGTGTCGGTGACATCCGCGGGCTGATCGGGAGACTGGACTATCTGGCCCGTCTCGGGGTGACCTGCCTGTGGCTGCACCCCATCCACCCGTCGCCCAACCGTGACGACGGCTACGACGTCACCGACTTCTACAACGTGGACCCGCGCTTCGGCACCCTGGGCGACTTCGCCGAGCTGCTGCACCAGGCGCAGAACCGGGGCATCCGCGTGATCATCGACCTGGTGGTCAACCACACCTCCGACGAGCACCCGTGGTTCCAGTCCGCCCGCTCCTCGCCGGACTCGCCGTACCGGGACTGGTACGTCTGGTCCGACACCGAGCCGGACGACCGGCACCAGGGCATGGTGTTCCCCGGCGAGCAGGACGAGACCTGGAGTTACGACCGGACCGCCAAGGCCTGGTTCTACCACCGGTTCTACCGGTTCCAGCCGGACCTCAACTTCGCCAACCCGGAGGTCCGGGCCGAGGTCAAGAAGATCATGTCGTTCTGGCTCCAGCTCGGCGTCTCCGGCTTCCGGATGGACGCGGTGCCGTTCATCATCGAGCTGACCGAGCCGGGCAACCCGAACTCGCCGAAGGACTTCGAGTTCCTCACCGAGATGCGCCAACACGTGCAGTGGCGTCGCGGCGACGCCGTCCTGCTGGCCGAGGCGAACGTCGAGCCGGACCAGCTACCGACGTTCTTCGGCGACGCCAGTGGCTCCGGCAACCGGATCCACATGCTGTTCGACTTCATGCTCAACGGTCGGCTCATGCTCGCGCTGGCCCGCGAGGACCCGGAGTCCCTGATCGAGGCGCTGCGGGACACCCCGAAGCTGCCGGTCGGCGGGCAGTGGGCCACCTTCCTGCGCAACCACGACGAGATCGACCTGTCCCGGCTCACCACCGAACAACGCAACCAGGTGTACGCGCAGTTCGGCCCGGACGAGACCATGCGCATCTACGACCGGGGAATCCGTCGCCGGTTCGCCCCGATGCTCGGCAACGACCGCCGGCACCTGGAGTTGGCGTACGCCCTGCAGTTCTCGATGCGCGGTACGCCGGTGCTGCGCTACGGCGAGGAGATCGGGATGGGCGAGGACCTGTCGCTGCCCGGTCGGGAGGCGATCCGTACCCCGATGCAGTGGTCGTACCAGCCGAACGCCGGCTTCTCCACCGCGGACCCGGAGAAGCTGGTCCGTCCGGTGATCGACAAGGGTGAGTTCGGTTACCAGAACGTCAACGTCACCGCCCAGCGCAGCGACTCCAAGTCGCTGCTCGCCTGGTTCGAGCGCATGATCCGTACGCTGCGCGAGGCCCCCGAGATCGGCTCCGGCTCGACCACCCACATCGACGTGGCGATGCCGGCCGGCGTGCTCGCGCACCGGGCGGACGGGCCGACCGGGACCATGGTGTTCCTGCACAACCTGGGCACCGACGACGTCGAGGTGGACCTGAGCAGCCTCGAACCGGAGGCCGACCTGCCGATCGACGTGCTCAGCGACCGTGGCTACGGCGAGTTGGGCAAGCTCGGCGCGGTGAAGGTGTCCGGCCACGGATACCGGTGGATTCGCCTATGCCGGGGTCGGGGGTTCTGA
- the fabG gene encoding 3-oxoacyl-ACP reductase FabG: MSEEPRVAIVTGAARGIGAATARRLAADGMAVAVVDIEESATKETVDAIAADGGRALGVGADVSDRDQVEAAVERIAAELGAPTVLVNNAGVLRDNLLFKMTSADWDTVMGVHLRGAFLFSQAAQKHMVERRWGRIVNLSSTSALGNRGQANYAAAKAGLQGFTKTLAIELGPFGVTVNAVAPGFIVTDMTAATAARMKVDFEDFKKHASAEIPVRRPGFPEDVAHTISFLTSEGAGFVSGQVIYVAGGPRD, encoded by the coding sequence ATGTCGGAGGAGCCCCGCGTCGCCATCGTCACCGGAGCCGCGCGCGGTATCGGCGCGGCCACCGCCCGGCGGTTGGCCGCTGACGGGATGGCCGTCGCCGTGGTCGACATCGAGGAGTCGGCCACCAAGGAGACGGTGGACGCCATCGCGGCCGACGGCGGGCGGGCGCTCGGCGTGGGCGCCGACGTGTCCGACCGGGACCAGGTGGAGGCAGCCGTGGAACGGATCGCCGCCGAGTTGGGCGCACCCACCGTCCTGGTCAACAACGCCGGCGTCCTGCGCGACAACCTGCTCTTCAAGATGACCAGCGCCGACTGGGACACCGTGATGGGCGTGCACCTGCGGGGCGCGTTCCTGTTCAGCCAGGCCGCGCAGAAGCACATGGTGGAGCGCAGGTGGGGGCGGATCGTCAACCTCTCCAGCACCTCCGCCCTGGGCAACCGGGGCCAGGCGAACTACGCCGCCGCCAAGGCCGGCCTCCAGGGCTTCACCAAGACGCTCGCCATCGAGCTGGGACCGTTCGGGGTGACTGTCAACGCTGTCGCGCCCGGCTTCATCGTCACCGACATGACGGCGGCCACCGCCGCGCGCATGAAGGTCGACTTCGAGGACTTCAAGAAGCACGCGTCGGCCGAGATCCCGGTGCGCCGCCCAGGGTTCCCGGAGGACGTCGCGCACACCATCTCGTTCCTGACCAGCGAGGGCGCCGGTTTCGTCTCCGGTCAGGTCATCTACGTGGCCGGCGGCCCACGGGACTGA
- a CDS encoding cupin domain-containing protein: protein MPNTNSPSTSGPVAFAHWYDFAEGGPVHRGLLPFPASAPAPFEVARWSVAPNTSNDLDVHRSREVWIIVSGIGTLTFGDQTSVLRAGDVAAFDSRVPHQIRNDGPDPLLAVSVYWLQGSD, encoded by the coding sequence ATGCCCAACACGAACTCACCATCGACCAGCGGTCCGGTCGCCTTCGCCCACTGGTACGACTTCGCCGAGGGCGGGCCCGTGCACCGAGGCCTGCTGCCGTTCCCGGCGAGCGCGCCCGCGCCGTTCGAGGTTGCTCGCTGGTCGGTGGCGCCGAACACCTCCAACGACCTCGATGTCCACCGCTCCCGCGAAGTGTGGATCATCGTGTCCGGCATCGGAACCCTGACCTTCGGCGACCAGACGAGCGTGCTGCGGGCCGGGGACGTGGCGGCGTTCGACAGCAGGGTGCCGCACCAGATCCGGAACGACGGACCGGACCCGCTCCTCGCCGTCTCCGTCTACTGGTTGCAGGGCAGCGACTGA
- a CDS encoding Gfo/Idh/MocA family protein gives MLRFGLFGTGHWAIETHGKALHAHPDAELVGVWGRNPERASALAERYGVPAFADVDALIEQCEAVAVALPPDVQADIAVRAASAGRHLLLDKPLALSVADADRVVAAAEESGVASVVFFTQRFQPNVTAFLAATAAAGGWQHGRTTAFASIFQDGSPYGGSLWRREHGALWDIAPHALSILLPVLGRVTRVAAMDGPTGMVHLLLTHEGGATSSASLSLDAPTESMTREFVFYGENGIENVPFGENDAATAFGVAIDQLVEQVRAGTRDHRCDVRFGREVVEIIAAAETARTESRTVPLPA, from the coding sequence GTGTTGCGGTTCGGTTTGTTCGGCACCGGTCACTGGGCGATCGAGACGCACGGGAAGGCGTTGCACGCCCACCCGGACGCGGAGTTGGTCGGGGTGTGGGGTCGCAACCCGGAGCGGGCCTCCGCGCTGGCCGAGCGGTACGGGGTGCCCGCCTTTGCCGACGTCGACGCGCTCATCGAGCAGTGCGAGGCGGTCGCCGTCGCCCTGCCGCCGGACGTCCAGGCCGACATCGCGGTCCGGGCCGCCTCCGCGGGGCGGCACCTGCTGCTGGACAAGCCATTGGCGCTCAGCGTGGCCGACGCCGACCGGGTGGTGGCCGCCGCCGAGGAGTCCGGGGTCGCCTCGGTCGTCTTCTTCACCCAGCGCTTCCAGCCGAACGTGACGGCGTTCCTCGCCGCCACCGCCGCCGCCGGGGGTTGGCAGCACGGCCGGACCACCGCGTTCGCCTCGATCTTCCAGGACGGCAGCCCGTACGGCGGGTCGTTGTGGCGTCGGGAGCACGGCGCGCTCTGGGACATCGCCCCGCACGCGCTCTCGATCCTCCTGCCCGTGCTGGGTCGGGTGACCCGGGTGGCGGCGATGGACGGGCCGACCGGCATGGTGCACCTGCTGCTCACCCACGAGGGCGGTGCCACGAGCAGCGCCTCGCTCTCCCTGGACGCCCCGACCGAGTCGATGACCCGGGAGTTCGTGTTCTACGGCGAGAACGGCATCGAGAACGTGCCGTTCGGCGAGAACGACGCGGCCACGGCGTTCGGTGTCGCCATCGACCAACTGGTCGAGCAGGTGCGGGCCGGTACGCGGGACCACCGCTGCGACGTCCGCTTCGGCCGCGAGGTCGTCGAGATCATCGCCGCCGCCGAAACCGCCCGCACCGAATCCCGCACCGTCCCCCTCCCCGCCTAA